The following are from one region of the Stigmatella ashevillena genome:
- a CDS encoding aldo/keto reductase, with product MEFRQLGGSGFKVPVFSLGTASFGGSNDFFKGFGSTDVKEATRLVDISLEAGMNMFDTADVYSNGLAEEILGQALKGRRERVILSTKATFRAGTGPNDVGSSRYHLIRACEASLRRLGTDFIDLFQLHGFDAVTPVEETLNALDDLVRSGKIRYIGCSNFSGWHLMKSLAVSDRHNLSRYVAHQAYYSLVGREYEWELMPLALDQKVGTVVWSPLGWGRLTGKIRRGKPLPQGSRLTAVTAEGGPKVPEEYLYQVVDALDAVAAETGKTVPQVALNWLLQRPTVANVIIGARNEEQLRQNLGAAGWNLTAAQVAKLDAASATVPAYPYWHQRQFVERNPLPVP from the coding sequence ATGGAATTCAGACAGCTGGGCGGTTCGGGGTTCAAGGTTCCCGTTTTCAGTCTGGGCACGGCATCCTTCGGGGGCAGCAACGACTTCTTCAAGGGCTTCGGGTCCACGGACGTGAAGGAGGCCACCCGGCTCGTCGACATCTCGCTCGAAGCCGGGATGAACATGTTCGACACGGCCGATGTCTACTCCAACGGTCTGGCCGAGGAGATTCTCGGTCAGGCCCTCAAGGGACGACGCGAGCGGGTGATCCTCTCTACCAAGGCCACCTTCCGCGCGGGCACGGGCCCCAATGACGTGGGCTCGTCGCGCTACCACCTGATCCGGGCTTGCGAAGCCAGTCTGCGCCGTCTGGGCACCGACTTCATCGACCTGTTTCAACTGCACGGCTTCGATGCCGTCACGCCCGTCGAGGAGACGCTCAACGCGCTCGATGATTTGGTGCGCAGCGGGAAGATCCGCTACATCGGTTGCTCGAACTTCTCGGGCTGGCACCTCATGAAGTCGCTGGCGGTGTCGGATCGCCACAACCTCTCCCGGTACGTGGCCCACCAGGCGTACTACTCGCTCGTCGGGCGCGAGTACGAGTGGGAGTTGATGCCCCTGGCGCTCGACCAGAAGGTCGGCACGGTGGTGTGGAGCCCCTTGGGCTGGGGTCGGCTCACCGGAAAGATCCGGCGTGGCAAGCCCTTGCCGCAGGGCAGCCGCCTGACGGCGGTGACGGCGGAGGGCGGCCCGAAGGTGCCCGAGGAGTACCTCTACCAGGTGGTGGACGCGCTGGACGCGGTGGCGGCGGAGACGGGCAAGACGGTGCCGCAGGTCGCCCTGAACTGGTTGCTGCAGCGGCCGACGGTCGCCAACGTCATCATCGGTGCGCGCAACGAGGAGCAGCTGCGCCAGAACCTGGGCGCCGCCGGGTGGAACCTGACGGCGGCGCAGGTCGCGAAGCTCGACGCGGCCAGCGCCACGGTGCCCGCTTATCCCTACTGGCACCAGCGTCAGTTCGTCGAGCGCAACCCGCTGCCGGTTCCCTGA
- a CDS encoding sensor histidine kinase gives MSHPENENTLAERLVSETQRLYAQYTSDTRRRVDAVFAWLMVGQWLFAIGIAWVLAPYGWEGTARALHVHLHAALFLGGGLSLLPILLAWWHPGTVLTRHVVAISQLLWSALLIHLTGGRVETHFHIFGSLAFLAFYRDWKVLLTATLTIALDHSLRGLFWPESIYGISTPEPWRLGEHLFWVAFMDIVLFVTCRAALSEMQEMAKRRAMAELAYVQLSDSLMQLQATQAQLLFADRLAAMGRLAAGVGHEINNPLAYVISNINYVHRELGLMPGSPSPETQRELLAAIADAQEGAERVRLIVQDLKMLAQAQDFRSLLEHDACNGPSDLKAIVDSAVRVASRQIRCRARLVTEIEAIPLVQGNEGRLRQVFLNLLINAAQAIPEGRVDQNEIRVVARQLTPQHVSVEVRDTGCGIPAENLEHIFDPFFTTKPPGEGTGLGLSVSHSIITSMGGAISVESDVGSGTTIRVNLPTVDPLLLSAMQPSH, from the coding sequence ATGAGCCATCCCGAGAATGAGAACACCTTGGCGGAGCGTCTGGTCAGCGAGACGCAGCGGCTCTACGCCCAGTACACGTCCGACACGCGCCGGCGGGTGGATGCCGTCTTCGCCTGGCTCATGGTCGGCCAGTGGCTGTTTGCCATTGGCATCGCCTGGGTCCTCGCCCCCTACGGCTGGGAGGGAACGGCGCGAGCGCTGCACGTCCACCTCCATGCCGCGCTCTTCCTGGGAGGAGGGCTCAGCCTCTTGCCGATCCTCCTGGCCTGGTGGCACCCAGGCACGGTGCTCACCCGGCACGTGGTGGCCATCTCCCAGCTGCTCTGGTCCGCGCTGCTCATCCACCTGACGGGGGGGCGCGTCGAGACGCACTTCCACATCTTCGGCTCCCTGGCCTTCCTGGCCTTCTACCGGGATTGGAAGGTTTTGCTCACCGCCACCCTCACCATCGCCTTGGACCACTCGCTGCGCGGCCTGTTCTGGCCCGAGTCCATCTACGGCATCTCCACCCCTGAGCCCTGGCGCCTGGGAGAGCACCTGTTCTGGGTGGCCTTCATGGACATCGTGCTCTTCGTCACCTGCCGGGCCGCGCTCAGTGAGATGCAGGAGATGGCCAAGCGCCGGGCCATGGCAGAGCTGGCGTATGTGCAGCTCTCGGACAGCCTGATGCAGCTCCAGGCCACCCAGGCCCAGCTCCTGTTCGCGGACCGGCTGGCCGCGATGGGGCGGTTGGCCGCGGGCGTCGGACACGAGATCAACAACCCCCTGGCCTACGTCATCAGCAACATCAACTACGTGCACCGCGAGCTGGGGCTCATGCCCGGCTCCCCCTCGCCAGAGACCCAGCGGGAGCTGCTCGCGGCGATCGCCGACGCCCAGGAGGGCGCCGAGCGCGTGCGCCTCATCGTCCAGGATCTGAAGATGCTGGCGCAGGCGCAGGACTTCCGCTCGCTCCTGGAGCATGACGCCTGCAACGGGCCGTCGGACCTGAAGGCCATCGTCGACAGCGCCGTGAGGGTCGCCTCCCGGCAGATCCGCTGCCGCGCCCGCCTGGTCACGGAGATCGAAGCCATTCCCCTGGTCCAGGGCAACGAGGGAAGGCTGCGGCAGGTCTTCCTCAACCTGCTCATCAACGCGGCCCAGGCCATTCCCGAGGGCCGGGTGGACCAGAACGAGATCCGCGTGGTGGCACGCCAGCTGACCCCTCAGCACGTCAGCGTGGAGGTCCGCGACACGGGATGCGGCATTCCGGCGGAGAACCTGGAGCACATCTTCGATCCGTTCTTCACCACCAAGCCTCCTGGAGAGGGAACGGGGCTGGGGCTCTCGGTGAGCCACAGCATCATCACCTCCATGGGAGGCGCCATCAGCGTGGAGAGCGATGTCGGCAGTGGGACGACCATCCGCGTCAACCTGCCCACCGTGGACCCGCTCCTCCTGAGCGCCATGCAGCCCTCCCACTGA
- a CDS encoding response regulator, whose product MTLRTEVSNLCSVLFVAAEEAALGTAGAILSMHFQVKLARTAESAIALMDQHHFDVACVDIDLPTRDCGHLLHAASTSRPYLAGILITGDYQSVQRLELQQARDFFHLLRKPYRPEELTTIIHRAATAAKLKRMASRLMREPVPAQALELETSGQGAMR is encoded by the coding sequence ATGACACTCCGTACGGAGGTTTCCAACCTGTGCAGCGTTCTGTTCGTCGCGGCAGAGGAGGCGGCACTTGGAACGGCTGGGGCGATTCTGTCCATGCATTTCCAGGTCAAGCTTGCCAGGACGGCTGAGTCAGCGATCGCGCTGATGGATCAGCACCACTTCGATGTCGCCTGCGTGGACATTGATCTGCCCACGCGCGACTGTGGCCACCTGCTGCACGCGGCCTCCACCAGCCGTCCCTACTTGGCGGGCATTTTGATCACCGGGGATTACCAGTCCGTCCAGAGGCTCGAACTCCAGCAGGCACGAGACTTCTTCCACCTGCTGCGCAAGCCCTACCGGCCCGAAGAACTCACGACCATCATCCACCGCGCGGCGACCGCCGCGAAGTTGAAGCGGATGGCGAGTCGGCTCATGCGCGAGCCCGTGCCTGCGCAGGCCTTGGAACTCGAGACTTCAGGGCAGGGTGCGATGAGGTAG